One Vibrio quintilis DNA segment encodes these proteins:
- a CDS encoding DUF2971 domain-containing protein: MQVIMLSHLVQQLFSDTPQSTLYHYTTLGGLLGIVQSKVLWASDVRYMNDAAELHHTLGLLTQAIQERIHRGDEQASLLEHFAQWITERLNKGHMLFAASFRANGNLLSQWRGYSTVGKGVSLGFHPDHIIHWAREQHFQAGRCIYDPVRQKQLVGQAVDAVCRMNLPEDELFATVETDLLRLAVLLKHPSFQEEEEWRVILPVVHHEMDVRVKFREGNAMLKPYTEFALYSPEQPMALEHVYLGPGPDPTLSVNSLHLFFHQHQLMPCRGIEDSHIPYRAC; the protein is encoded by the coding sequence ATGCAGGTCATTATGTTAAGTCATCTGGTACAGCAATTATTTAGTGATACTCCGCAATCAACCTTGTATCACTACACGACGCTTGGTGGTTTGTTAGGCATTGTTCAATCGAAAGTGCTGTGGGCCAGCGATGTCCGCTACATGAATGATGCCGCTGAGCTGCATCACACGCTGGGCTTGTTGACTCAGGCTATTCAGGAGCGGATTCACCGGGGAGATGAACAGGCAAGTTTGCTGGAACATTTTGCCCAATGGATAACCGAGCGTCTGAATAAAGGGCATATGCTGTTCGCTGCTTCTTTCCGGGCGAACGGAAACCTGCTGAGTCAGTGGCGTGGATATAGCACCGTGGGGAAAGGCGTCAGTCTGGGTTTTCACCCGGATCACATTATCCACTGGGCCAGAGAGCAGCACTTTCAGGCTGGCCGGTGTATTTATGATCCTGTGCGGCAAAAGCAGCTGGTCGGACAGGCTGTCGATGCGGTTTGCCGGATGAATCTGCCAGAAGACGAGCTGTTTGCGACAGTAGAAACCGACTTACTTCGCCTGGCTGTCTTATTGAAGCATCCTTCGTTTCAGGAAGAAGAGGAATGGCGGGTGATCCTTCCCGTCGTTCATCACGAAATGGATGTCCGGGTCAAATTCAGGGAAGGGAATGCGATGCTGAAGCCTTACACTGAGTTTGCATTGTACAGTCCGGAACAACCGATGGCGCTGGAGCATGTGTATCTGGGGCCCGGGCCGGATCCCACATTATCGGTCAATTCTTTGCACCTTTTCTTTCACCAGCATCAGTTGATGCCTTGCCGGGGCATTGAAGACAGCCATATCCCATACCGGGCGTGCTAA
- a CDS encoding phosphatase PAP2 family protein, which produces MKYIFYTGLLFFPFMVQAEITPAEWRDFSDIGADTLVGSALVLPVLEGDLVGFQHAGLSILAATAIVGTTKALVKAERPDKSDHDSFPSNHTANAFAAATNLHIRYGWQVGVPAYTVAALVGNGRVEGNKHHWEDVAVGAAVGIWSGWYFTSKNVYLFSWADRHEIGVVASLNW; this is translated from the coding sequence TTGAAATATATATTTTATACCGGTTTGTTATTCTTCCCGTTTATGGTTCAGGCTGAAATTACGCCAGCAGAGTGGCGTGATTTCAGTGATATTGGTGCAGACACGCTGGTGGGGTCAGCGCTTGTTTTGCCTGTACTTGAAGGTGATCTGGTCGGGTTTCAGCATGCCGGACTGAGTATTTTGGCCGCAACAGCGATCGTCGGAACAACCAAAGCGCTGGTCAAAGCAGAAAGACCGGATAAAAGTGACCACGATAGCTTTCCTTCCAATCATACGGCCAATGCTTTTGCGGCGGCTACGAATCTGCATATACGTTATGGATGGCAGGTCGGAGTGCCTGCCTATACCGTTGCCGCTTTAGTCGGGAACGGGCGGGTTGAAGGAAATAAGCATCACTGGGAAGATGTCGCCGTAGGTGCTGCGGTTGGTATATGGTCTGGCTGGTATTTTACCAGTAAAAATGTGTATTTGTTCTCCTGGGCAGACCGGCATGAAATTGGCGTCGTGGCTTCTCTGAACTGGTAA
- a CDS encoding methyl-accepting chemotaxis protein: MFNISIKYRLYILSFIPLLLIVVSMMMITGMKISELNAMQMQAVRTQMVQAKENELQSYVQLANSALTRLKQRSATREEAIQELSTIKFGHNGYMFGYDSQGTRLFLGSSSKGIGQNFWDARDAKNNLFIRDIVNNGKKSGGGFARYYFPKPGETEPAEKLSFTVYEPQWDMVIGTGFYIDDVEQTINSMDKRSAQATKEGFTAIMMMCGMVVIVAAFIAFFISRSILVPLRQFDTSIASFAGGHADLTARMDTFRIPEFSVLSQNFNTFVANLQSIVKNVTDVSGTISDETKHMTSRANEADTLAVAQREETEQVATAITEMTTTAHEISQNAMNAAQSAQTADDRAKDAMGTVSSAVDSVQILATQIDQASQVITRLEGNVHQISSSLEVIQDIAEQTNLLALNAAIEAARAGAQGRGFAVVADEVRKLAGKTQQSTGSITDVLNQLRSATEEAVQAMQMSVSQSDTSVSQANAAGKALEDIVQAIGTIMDMNALIATATEEQSQVGQDISERVTTISDQSHHSADIANDNRQISNTLNTQAGELIGLVNQFEV, encoded by the coding sequence ATGTTTAACATTTCAATCAAATATCGACTGTACATTCTGTCTTTTATTCCGTTGCTTCTGATTGTTGTCAGCATGATGATGATTACCGGGATGAAAATATCAGAACTCAATGCCATGCAAATGCAGGCTGTCCGCACTCAGATGGTCCAAGCCAAAGAGAATGAACTTCAGTCTTATGTTCAGCTGGCTAACTCAGCACTTACCCGGCTGAAACAACGCAGCGCAACCAGAGAAGAAGCAATTCAGGAACTCTCCACGATCAAGTTTGGCCATAACGGTTATATGTTTGGCTATGACAGCCAGGGAACCCGGCTCTTTCTGGGAAGCAGCAGCAAAGGCATCGGACAAAATTTCTGGGATGCAAGAGATGCGAAAAACAACCTGTTCATCCGCGATATCGTCAACAACGGTAAAAAAAGTGGCGGTGGTTTTGCCCGGTATTATTTCCCTAAGCCCGGGGAAACAGAACCAGCAGAAAAACTCAGTTTTACTGTCTATGAGCCTCAGTGGGATATGGTCATCGGTACCGGTTTTTATATTGATGATGTTGAACAGACCATCAACAGTATGGACAAACGTTCAGCGCAGGCCACCAAAGAAGGCTTCACGGCAATTATGATGATGTGTGGCATGGTTGTTATCGTCGCGGCTTTCATTGCATTCTTTATCAGCCGCAGTATTTTAGTCCCGCTGAGACAATTCGATACCTCAATTGCTTCTTTTGCCGGCGGACATGCTGACTTAACCGCCAGAATGGATACATTCCGTATTCCGGAATTCAGTGTGCTGAGTCAGAACTTTAATACGTTCGTCGCCAACCTTCAGTCAATTGTCAAAAATGTCACGGATGTCAGCGGGACCATCTCTGATGAAACAAAGCATATGACATCCAGAGCAAACGAAGCCGATACGCTGGCTGTCGCACAGCGGGAAGAAACTGAACAGGTCGCCACAGCAATCACAGAGATGACAACAACGGCCCATGAAATCTCTCAAAATGCAATGAATGCCGCGCAGTCCGCTCAGACAGCAGATGACCGGGCCAAAGATGCCATGGGAACAGTCAGTTCAGCCGTTGATTCGGTGCAGATACTGGCGACGCAAATCGACCAGGCCAGCCAGGTCATCACCCGCCTTGAAGGCAACGTTCATCAGATTTCCTCCTCACTGGAAGTGATTCAGGATATTGCCGAGCAAACCAACCTGCTGGCACTCAATGCTGCGATTGAAGCCGCCCGTGCCGGCGCTCAGGGGCGTGGATTTGCCGTGGTTGCTGACGAAGTCAGAAAGCTGGCCGGAAAAACGCAACAAAGCACCGGCAGCATTACCGACGTACTGAATCAGTTAAGATCAGCAACGGAAGAAGCCGTCCAGGCGATGCAGATGAGTGTGAGCCAGAGTGATACCAGCGTCAGCCAGGCAAATGCCGCAGGTAAAGCCCTTGAAGACATCGTTCAGGCGATTGGTACTATCATGGATATGAATGCACTCATTGCAACCGCAACAGAAGAACAGAGCCAGGTCGGACAGGATATTTCAGAACGTGTCACCACGATTTCAGATCAAAGCCACCATTCAGCAGACATCGCCAATGATAATCGTCAAATCAGTAACACGCTGAATACTCAGGCCGGTGAACTGATTGGGCTGGTCAACCAGTTCGAAGTCTGA
- the ppsA gene encoding phosphoenolpyruvate synthase, whose amino-acid sequence MQQNTLWFNHLSMNDVHLVGGKNASLGEMVSHLTNAGVSVPNGFATTSQAFNQFLDYQGLDERIHQLLDELDVDDIDALKRTGSTIRQWILDAPFPADLEQDIRNNYIELTEGHDEISVAVRSSATAEDLPDASFAGQQETFLNVKGIDAVLEATRHVYASLFNDRAISYRVHQGFDHRGIALSAGIQRMVRSDKAASGVMFTLDTESGFDQVVFITSAWGLGEMVVQGAVNPDEFYVHKPLLEAGQAPIVKKTFGSKLIKMIYSDNQEIGKQVEIVDTSDAERNQFSLTDEEIKALAKQAMIIEKHYQRPMDIEWAKDGIDGQLYIVQARPETVCSQNNQNVIERFQLQHKAEVRIEGRAIGQRIGSGPVRLVSSLDQMSHVQPGDVLVTDMTDPDWEPVMKKASAIVTNRGGRTCHAAIIARELGIPAIVGCGHATETLTDGEMVTVSCAEGETGYVYQGLLDFEIRRSSVDELPQLPTKVMMNVGNPDRAFDFAQLPNEGVGLARLEFIINKMIGIHPKALLNFDAQSDALKAQIRERIRGYKDPIDFYVSKLTEGIATIAAAFWPKRVIVRMSDFKSNEYGNLIGGQSFEPHEENPMLGFRGASRYISPVFEDCFELETQAIKRVRHEMGLKNVEVMIPFVRTVSEAASVIDLLSKFGLRRGEQGLKVIMMCELPSNAILAEEFLKYFDGFSIGSNDMTQLTLGLDRDSGDVAHLFDERNPAVKAMLKMAIDAATKAGKYVGICGQGPSDHDDLAAWLMEQGISSVSLNPDTVIDTWLKLGEVNQS is encoded by the coding sequence ATGCAACAGAACACCCTCTGGTTTAATCATCTGTCGATGAATGATGTTCATCTGGTTGGCGGCAAAAACGCTTCACTTGGTGAGATGGTTTCTCACCTGACGAACGCAGGCGTTTCTGTCCCAAACGGATTTGCAACCACATCACAGGCATTTAACCAGTTTCTTGACTATCAGGGGTTAGATGAACGGATCCATCAATTGCTTGATGAATTAGACGTTGATGATATTGATGCATTAAAACGAACGGGCAGTACAATTCGCCAATGGATTTTAGACGCTCCATTCCCGGCTGATCTGGAACAGGACATCCGGAATAACTATATCGAACTCACCGAAGGTCATGATGAAATATCGGTTGCGGTTCGCTCTTCTGCTACGGCTGAAGACTTACCGGACGCCTCATTTGCCGGTCAGCAGGAAACCTTCCTGAACGTGAAAGGAATTGACGCCGTGCTGGAAGCAACCAGGCACGTCTATGCTTCTCTGTTTAATGATCGTGCCATTTCTTACCGGGTCCATCAGGGCTTTGACCACCGGGGCATTGCCCTTTCTGCCGGTATTCAGCGCATGGTGCGCTCCGATAAAGCCGCATCAGGCGTGATGTTTACACTGGACACTGAATCCGGGTTTGATCAGGTGGTGTTTATTACTTCCGCATGGGGACTGGGAGAAATGGTGGTACAGGGTGCCGTCAACCCGGATGAGTTTTATGTTCACAAGCCGCTGCTTGAAGCCGGACAGGCACCGATTGTCAAAAAAACCTTCGGCTCCAAGCTGATTAAAATGATTTATTCAGACAATCAGGAAATCGGCAAACAGGTTGAGATTGTTGATACTTCCGACGCGGAAAGAAATCAATTCTCCCTGACTGACGAAGAAATCAAAGCACTGGCAAAACAAGCCATGATTATCGAGAAACACTATCAGCGGCCAATGGATATTGAATGGGCGAAAGATGGTATTGATGGTCAGTTATATATCGTTCAGGCCCGCCCGGAAACGGTTTGTTCACAGAACAATCAGAATGTGATTGAACGTTTTCAGCTGCAACACAAAGCTGAGGTCAGAATTGAAGGCCGTGCCATCGGACAACGCATTGGCAGCGGACCAGTCCGCCTGGTCAGCTCGCTGGATCAGATGTCTCATGTACAGCCCGGCGATGTTTTGGTCACTGATATGACCGACCCGGACTGGGAACCAGTGATGAAAAAAGCATCAGCAATCGTCACCAACCGGGGCGGACGCACATGTCATGCGGCAATTATCGCCCGTGAACTGGGTATTCCGGCGATCGTTGGCTGTGGCCACGCAACGGAGACTTTAACTGATGGTGAAATGGTCACGGTCTCCTGTGCTGAAGGAGAAACCGGCTATGTTTATCAGGGACTGCTGGATTTTGAAATCCGCCGCTCTTCGGTCGACGAACTGCCGCAATTGCCGACCAAAGTGATGATGAATGTCGGTAACCCGGATCGTGCTTTTGACTTTGCCCAGCTGCCGAACGAAGGGGTTGGTCTGGCGCGTCTTGAATTTATCATCAACAAAATGATCGGAATTCACCCGAAAGCTCTGCTGAATTTCGACGCTCAGAGTGACGCACTGAAAGCGCAGATTCGTGAACGAATTCGCGGCTATAAAGATCCGATCGATTTCTATGTCAGTAAACTGACTGAAGGGATTGCCACAATTGCGGCTGCATTCTGGCCGAAGCGCGTGATTGTCCGGATGTCTGACTTCAAATCGAATGAGTATGGTAATCTGATTGGCGGTCAGAGCTTTGAACCTCATGAAGAAAACCCGATGCTGGGTTTCCGTGGTGCATCCCGCTACATCTCACCGGTCTTTGAAGATTGCTTCGAGCTGGAAACTCAGGCGATTAAACGGGTTCGTCATGAAATGGGACTGAAGAATGTTGAAGTGATGATTCCGTTTGTACGCACAGTCAGTGAAGCGGCTTCCGTGATTGATCTGCTGTCTAAATTCGGACTTCGCCGCGGCGAGCAGGGTCTGAAAGTTATTATGATGTGTGAACTGCCTTCAAACGCGATACTGGCTGAGGAGTTCCTCAAATATTTCGATGGTTTCTCTATCGGCTCTAATGATATGACACAGCTGACGCTGGGACTTGATCGTGATTCAGGCGATGTGGCGCATCTGTTTGATGAGCGCAACCCGGCCGTGAAAGCCATGCTGAAAATGGCGATTGATGCTGCGACTAAAGCAGGGAAATACGTCGGTATCTGTGGTCAGGGGCCATCAGATCATGACGATTTAGCGGCATGGCTGATGGAACAGGGTATCAGCTCTGTTTCCCTCAACCCGGACACCGTCATTGATACCTGGCTGAAACTGGGAGAAGTTAATCAAAGCTAA
- a CDS encoding XRE family transcriptional regulator, whose amino-acid sequence MTTAFARRFQSLVDHMANGSKKHFAQLTGKSPSTIYRICRGASRPSTAYLEQLYDAFRIDLNWLLTGEHSPGQETTPGHQELVFAPQFDVEASAGSGCITFNEEVSESFAFNKSWLTSQLGVHSEQVAFVTVKGDSMNPTLEDGDMILVDLSQHQLVREGIYLLQTEDGLHTKRLKTHKNGIQVISDNPEYPSWQITPTDAQPSRIAGKVVWCARGI is encoded by the coding sequence ATGACAACTGCCTTCGCCCGCCGGTTTCAAAGCCTCGTTGACCATATGGCTAACGGGAGTAAAAAGCATTTTGCCCAGCTGACCGGTAAATCACCTTCCACAATCTACCGGATATGCCGTGGCGCCAGCCGCCCCTCAACAGCGTATCTGGAACAGCTTTACGACGCTTTCCGTATCGACTTAAACTGGTTACTGACAGGTGAACACAGCCCTGGTCAGGAAACAACTCCCGGTCATCAGGAGCTGGTATTTGCACCTCAGTTTGATGTTGAAGCCAGTGCTGGTAGTGGCTGTATTACCTTCAACGAAGAAGTCAGCGAAAGTTTTGCTTTCAACAAAAGCTGGCTCACTTCTCAGCTTGGTGTCCATTCAGAGCAGGTTGCATTTGTCACAGTGAAAGGTGACAGTATGAATCCGACTCTGGAAGACGGAGATATGATTTTAGTGGATTTATCTCAGCATCAGTTAGTGCGTGAAGGCATTTATCTGCTGCAAACGGAAGATGGCCTGCATACCAAGCGACTGAAAACACATAAAAATGGTATTCAGGTGATTAGTGATAATCCGGAATATCCCAGCTGGCAGATCACGCCCACCGACGCCCAGCCCAGCCGGATTGCCGGAAAAGTTGTCTGGTGCGCCCGCGGCATTTAA
- a CDS encoding glycosyltransferase translates to MKLLFIGEAVTLAHVARPWTLACFMAGNGYDVHFASEDRFNFLFDDETRITRHHLSCRSHESFLEAVENCRPLFEAESLISYVEQETELLKRIQPDLVIGDFRHSLSVSCRMLSIPYVGLNNAYWSPFVVNSVLPVPEHKTIPFCKVGFLQRLMPAITPLVFKLMLSNLNKMRRHYSFPPYKTFREALTDSDLTLYYEPPGFIDMTALPEHHRFIGSVSWTPNLPLPDFFNQLDKDKPLVYVSLGSSGVHSIEARIVHDLQECGVNVVVNSQSSYPGVWHAPLIPGDLAAEKADLVICNGGSPMAYLALSQGTPVLGIPANNDQLLVMKYVEAKQLGQVVRWRQVKEGVLKSVVPEMLSNVQMKNAVTALAGDLNPESAPFKFEQEIIRLMNEWTMQHRQSAV, encoded by the coding sequence ATGAAATTATTATTTATCGGAGAAGCAGTCACGCTGGCGCACGTCGCGAGACCCTGGACACTGGCCTGTTTTATGGCCGGAAATGGTTATGATGTACATTTTGCAAGTGAAGATCGGTTCAATTTTTTATTTGATGATGAAACCCGGATTACCCGGCATCATTTATCATGCCGGAGCCATGAAAGTTTTTTAGAGGCGGTTGAAAATTGTCGTCCCTTATTCGAAGCAGAATCACTCATCAGTTACGTTGAACAGGAAACTGAGCTCCTTAAACGCATTCAGCCTGATCTTGTGATTGGTGATTTCAGACACAGCCTGAGTGTGAGCTGCAGAATGTTATCGATTCCTTATGTGGGCTTAAATAATGCGTACTGGAGTCCTTTTGTTGTCAATTCTGTATTACCTGTGCCGGAACATAAAACCATTCCTTTCTGCAAAGTTGGTTTCCTGCAGCGGTTGATGCCTGCGATTACGCCCCTGGTATTCAAACTGATGTTATCGAACCTGAATAAAATGCGCCGTCACTATAGTTTCCCACCTTACAAAACGTTTCGTGAGGCGCTGACGGACAGTGATTTAACTTTGTATTACGAACCACCCGGCTTTATCGATATGACGGCTTTACCGGAACACCACCGGTTTATTGGGTCTGTCAGCTGGACGCCGAATCTGCCTTTGCCTGACTTTTTTAATCAGCTGGATAAAGATAAGCCTTTAGTTTATGTCTCGTTGGGCTCTTCCGGCGTCCATTCGATTGAAGCAAGAATTGTTCATGATTTGCAGGAATGCGGTGTGAATGTGGTCGTCAATAGCCAGTCTTCCTATCCGGGGGTTTGGCACGCACCTTTGATTCCGGGAGATTTGGCAGCTGAGAAAGCTGATTTAGTGATTTGTAACGGCGGCAGCCCGATGGCTTATCTTGCCCTGAGTCAGGGAACACCGGTTTTAGGCATACCAGCAAACAATGATCAATTGCTGGTGATGAAATATGTGGAAGCGAAGCAGTTAGGTCAGGTTGTCCGGTGGCGGCAAGTCAAAGAAGGGGTGTTGAAATCGGTTGTGCCTGAAATGCTGAGCAATGTGCAGATGAAAAATGCCGTCACTGCACTTGCGGGAGATTTAAATCCTGAATCTGCACCCTTCAAATTTGAGCAGGAAATTATTCGTCTGATGAATGAGTGGACGATGCAACACAGACAGAGTGCAGTCTGA
- a CDS encoding phosphatase, whose translation MKYTIETDIHMHTVASDHAFSTVHDYIAQAPEKGIKLVAITDHGPEMEDAPHKWHFINSAVFPRVVDGIALLRGIEANIKNTAGEIDCYPDMAQQLDIILAGFHRQVFAPQDRETNTLAMVNTIKSGHVHVITHPGNRSFPVDIEAVVKTAADCQVALEINNSSFIHSRKGSEENCANFVRLAKQYDAPLSVGSDAHIAYNVGGFDHALALLSQYDFPQELIINHSVDSLFSYLKSKGKDIAHEFGDIQTT comes from the coding sequence ATGAAATATACGATAGAAACTGATATTCATATGCACACTGTGGCGAGTGACCATGCGTTCAGTACGGTGCATGATTATATTGCGCAAGCGCCTGAAAAAGGCATTAAACTGGTTGCGATAACTGATCATGGGCCGGAAATGGAAGATGCGCCTCATAAATGGCATTTTATCAACAGTGCTGTTTTCCCGCGGGTGGTTGACGGGATAGCCTTGTTGCGCGGCATTGAAGCAAACATCAAAAATACTGCCGGAGAAATTGACTGTTATCCTGATATGGCACAACAACTGGATATTATTTTAGCCGGCTTTCACCGTCAGGTTTTTGCACCGCAGGACAGAGAAACAAATACACTGGCGATGGTGAATACCATAAAATCAGGTCATGTTCATGTGATTACGCACCCCGGAAACAGGAGTTTCCCGGTTGATATTGAAGCTGTTGTGAAGACCGCAGCAGATTGTCAGGTGGCGCTGGAAATTAATAACAGTTCATTTATTCACTCCCGCAAAGGCAGTGAAGAAAATTGCGCTAATTTTGTTCGTCTCGCCAAACAATATGATGCGCCGCTTAGTGTCGGTTCGGATGCCCATATTGCTTATAACGTGGGTGGTTTTGATCATGCTTTGGCGCTGCTTTCACAGTACGATTTTCCTCAGGAGCTGATTATTAATCATTCCGTTGATTCTCTGTTCTCTTATCTGAAATCGAAGGGCAAAGATATTGCCCACGAATTTGGTGATATTCAAACAACCTGA
- the ppsR gene encoding posphoenolpyruvate synthetase regulatory kinase/phosphorylase PpsR produces MQNNHQSRDVFYVSDGTAITCETLGHVVLGQFSFVAHEKTFPFIETEEKLNELLRMINLSYQKNGIPPLVFFSIVIPEIRAQLLQSSALCYDVLESLVQRVQDDLQLEPKPKLHRSRSVSKDVDTYYDRIAAVEYTLAHDDGITLKGIEQADIVLLGVSRSGKTPTSLYMAMQFGLRVVNYPFIDEDLRRLKLLPEFEVHRHKLFGLTIDASRLAEIRQSRLAGSEYASLHQCEEELAEVEALFRREAVPYINTSSLSVEEISTRILEKAGLNRRLF; encoded by the coding sequence ATGCAAAATAATCATCAAAGTCGTGATGTATTCTATGTTTCTGACGGAACAGCGATTACATGTGAAACATTAGGTCATGTTGTGCTGGGGCAGTTTTCCTTTGTTGCACATGAAAAAACCTTTCCATTTATTGAAACAGAAGAGAAGCTGAATGAATTGCTTCGGATGATAAATTTATCCTACCAGAAAAATGGTATACCACCGCTGGTATTTTTTTCAATTGTTATCCCTGAGATAAGAGCACAACTTTTACAATCTTCTGCGCTTTGTTATGACGTACTGGAAAGTCTGGTACAGCGGGTGCAGGATGATCTGCAGCTGGAACCGAAGCCAAAGCTCCATCGTTCCAGAAGTGTCAGCAAAGATGTGGATACTTATTATGACCGGATTGCTGCGGTTGAATATACGCTGGCCCATGACGACGGGATCACCCTGAAGGGCATAGAGCAGGCCGATATTGTTTTACTTGGCGTCTCCCGCAGCGGAAAAACGCCGACCAGTTTATATATGGCGATGCAATTTGGCCTGAGAGTGGTGAACTATCCATTTATCGATGAAGATCTGAGAAGGTTAAAGCTCCTGCCCGAATTTGAAGTTCACCGGCATAAATTATTTGGTCTGACGATTGATGCATCGCGGTTAGCTGAAATTCGTCAGAGTCGCCTCGCCGGGAGTGAATATGCCAGCCTGCATCAGTGCGAAGAGGAACTGGCAGAAGTAGAGGCCTTATTCCGCAGAGAAGCGGTGCCTTATATCAATACCTCCTCACTGTCGGTCGAAGAGATCTCTACCCGGATTCTGGAAAAAGCAGGATTAAACCGCCGGTTATTTTAA
- the arfB gene encoding alternative ribosome rescue aminoacyl-tRNA hydrolase ArfB, whose amino-acid sequence MLKISNTVSLAGWEIELNAIRAMGSGGQNVNKVSSAIHLRFDIQRSSLPAIYKERLLALRDSRISGDGVIIIKAQSFRTQEKNKEDALQRLAELIRSVMVVPKKRRATKPTRASQTRRMDSKKKKGQTKTLRGKVNY is encoded by the coding sequence ATGCTGAAAATTTCAAATACAGTCTCATTAGCCGGATGGGAAATTGAGCTTAACGCGATCCGGGCGATGGGAAGTGGCGGGCAAAATGTCAATAAAGTGTCGTCAGCCATTCATCTGCGGTTTGATATTCAGCGCTCTTCACTGCCCGCGATATACAAAGAGCGCTTGCTGGCATTACGTGATAGCCGGATTTCCGGGGATGGTGTCATTATCATCAAAGCGCAATCTTTCCGCACTCAGGAAAAAAATAAAGAAGATGCCCTTCAGAGGCTGGCGGAGCTGATTCGTTCGGTAATGGTTGTGCCTAAGAAGCGTCGCGCAACAAAACCAACCAGAGCTTCTCAGACGCGCCGGATGGATAGTAAGAAAAAGAAAGGCCAGACAAAAACGCTGCGCGGAAAAGTGAATTATTAA
- the rsgA gene encoding ribosome small subunit-dependent GTPase A, with the protein MNSTLSLSQLGWQPVFQQQLTLDDYDHYTIARISEHHRSQYILLSEKGKITLEIHHSYQAMTVGDWVLIDSEQRLVRLLERASLFSRKAAGSKVSEQYIAANVDTLFIVCALNQDFNLSRIERYLSLAQEAKVEPVVVLTKRDLCDDGEEKRASVQALDPMLMIEMVNALEVADSEVLNCWCKPGKTVAFMGSSGVGKSTLINTLMGQAEQLTGGIREDDGKGRHTTTSRSLHFTPTGGVVIDTPGMRELQLADCADGVHTTFADIETLSQQCRFSDCHHQGEPGCAVQQALDEGVLEQRRLNNYFKLLAEQERNAASLKEKRDKEKQFARMCRTYQHHSRKEKKGY; encoded by the coding sequence ATGAATTCTACATTGTCTTTAAGTCAACTTGGCTGGCAGCCTGTTTTCCAGCAACAACTGACATTAGATGATTACGATCATTACACTATTGCACGTATTTCTGAACATCACCGAAGTCAATATATCTTATTGTCTGAAAAGGGAAAAATCACACTTGAAATCCATCACTCCTATCAGGCGATGACCGTGGGTGACTGGGTATTGATCGACAGCGAACAAAGGCTCGTCCGCCTGCTGGAGCGTGCTTCACTGTTCAGCCGTAAAGCGGCAGGAAGTAAAGTCAGCGAGCAATATATTGCCGCGAATGTGGACACCTTATTTATTGTTTGTGCACTCAATCAGGATTTTAACCTCAGCCGGATTGAACGTTATCTGTCGCTGGCGCAGGAAGCGAAGGTTGAGCCGGTTGTGGTTTTGACCAAGCGGGATCTGTGTGATGACGGAGAAGAGAAACGTGCGTCCGTACAGGCGCTTGATCCGATGTTGATGATTGAAATGGTCAATGCTCTTGAAGTTGCTGACAGTGAGGTTTTGAACTGCTGGTGCAAACCGGGGAAAACGGTTGCATTTATGGGTTCATCCGGTGTCGGCAAGTCAACGCTAATCAATACCCTGATGGGGCAGGCAGAGCAACTGACGGGCGGGATTCGTGAAGATGATGGTAAAGGTCGTCATACGACAACCTCCCGCTCGCTGCATTTTACGCCGACTGGTGGGGTTGTGATTGATACGCCGGGGATGCGGGAGTTACAACTGGCTGATTGCGCCGACGGTGTTCATACCACGTTTGCCGATATTGAAACCCTGAGTCAACAATGTCGTTTCAGTGACTGCCATCATCAGGGGGAGCCCGGATGTGCTGTTCAACAGGCGCTTGATGAAGGCGTTTTGGAGCAACGCCGGTTAAATAATTACTTCAAGTTATTGGCCGAACAAGAGAGGAATGCTGCCTCTCTGAAAGAGAAGCGGGATAAAGAAAAACAGTTTGCGAGAATGTGCCGGACTTATCAGCATCATTCCCGTAAAGAAAAGAAAGGATATTAA